From Aquila chrysaetos chrysaetos chromosome 3, bAquChr1.4, whole genome shotgun sequence, the proteins below share one genomic window:
- the PXMP4 gene encoding peroxisomal membrane protein 4 yields MRAAGGVPPPEVCALSAAQAGPGGRSAMAGGGDALRALLRAANTLLQQHRYRAALAVLKGFRNGAVYGAKIRAPHAVVMTFLFKSGSLREKLKSIAQATYTHSRNLAYFVSTYKGLMALQSRLQGKKIPFHSFFAACIGGWLVFGENNPINSQIIMYLLSRILFGLSRLAVEKGYVPQPKQDPFPLVAGLIWGTVLWLFEYHRQTLQPSLQSSMTYLYDDSNVWHDISDFLIYNKRTDSK; encoded by the exons ATGCGTGCGGCGGGCGGGGTCCCGCCCCCGGAAGTGTGCGCGCTGTCGGCGGCGCAGGCCGGTCCCGGCGGGAGGTCCGCCatggccggcggcggggacgcGCTCCGCGCCCTGCTCCGCGCCGCTAAcaccctcctgcagcagcaccgCTACCGCGCCGCGCTCGCCGTCCTCAAGGGCTTCCGCAACGGGGCCGT TTATGGAGCAAAAATTCGTGCCCCGCATGCCGTGGTGATGACTTTCCTATTCAAGAGCGGAAG tttaagaGAGAAATTGAAATCGATTGCTCAGGCTACGTACACTCATTCCCGGAACTTGGCGTATTTTGTGTCCACCTACAAGGGGCTGATGGCGTTGCAGTCCCgactacaggggaaaaaaattccatttcattctttctttgcagcCTGCATTGGGGGTTGGCTAGTGTTTGGTGAGAACAATCCCATCAACAGCCAG ATCATTATGTACCTGCTTTCTCGTATCCTGTTCGGCTTGTCTCGGCTGGCAGTGGAAAAGGGCTATGTCCCACAGCCAAAGCAGGATCCCTTTCCACTTGTTGCTGGTCTGATATGGGGGACAGTTCTGTGGCTCTTTGAATACCACCGGCAAACTCTGCAGCCTTCTCTGCAGTCCTCCATGACCTACCTATATGATGATAGTAATGTATGGCATGACATTTCTGACTTTCTCATTTATAACAAAAGAACAGACAGCAAGTAG